One Nicotiana sylvestris chromosome 12, ASM39365v2, whole genome shotgun sequence genomic window carries:
- the LOC104228060 gene encoding uncharacterized protein, whose product MAIDQEVKELLIMGDLDLIIQHAQGEWETRDVKLIPYRQHMEDLSKRFKSVEFRYISRFHNELDDALATLASMLPYPGNLHIDPLEIQIRERHGYSNMVKVEPNVQPWYHDIKRFLKTKKYHEKANTDQNRTIRRLTGGFFLSGEVLYKRTPDLNLVRCVDVEEAGRIMHEVRVGVCGPYMNGYVLAKKILRVGYYWMTMEKDCFSFIRKCQQCQVHGDLIHTPPTELHPMSAPWPFAA is encoded by the coding sequence atggcaatcgaccaagaagTTAAAGAACTTTTGATCATGGGGGATTTAGACTTGATTATCCAACAtgctcagggtgaatgggaaactcgggatgtcaagcttattccttacagGCAACATATGGAGGATCTTAGCAAACGGTTCAAGTcagtcgagttcaggtacatttcTCGTTTTCACAATGAATTAGAcgatgcactcgctactttggcctcgatgttgcCGTATCCAGGCAATCTCCACATTGAcccattggaaatccaaatccgagaaaggcatggttatAGCAATATGGTTAAGGTAGAACCAAATGtccagccatggtatcatgatatcaagagatttcTGAAAACGAAAAAATATCATGAGAAAGCCAATACAGACCAAAATAGAACCATTAGACGGCTTACAGgcggtttcttcttgagcggtgaggttttgtacaaaaggactccagatctcaaTTTGGTAAGATGTGTGGATGTCGAAGAGgcaggaagaatcatgcatgaagtgCGCGTAGGGGTATGTGGACCCTACATGAATGGATACGtcctggcaaagaaaatcctccgagtaggctattattggatgactatggaaaaagattgTTTCAGTTTCATCCGGAAATGTCagcagtgtcaggtgcacggtgacttGATTCATACACCgcctacagaactgcatcc